A single window of Streptomyces cathayae DNA harbors:
- the gap gene encoding type I glyceraldehyde-3-phosphate dehydrogenase, producing MPKVAINGLGRIGRAALKILHDVDGVELAAVNDLIEVDDLAYLLAHDSVYGRYGRTVAVSDGALSIDGHNVPVYAERDPARLPWRELGIDLVLECTGAFRREEELRRHLQAGARFVILSAPARTETVATVVHGVNQAPDGVQVISCASCTTNCITPVVEVLDRRIGIERAIMSTVHAYTSTQQLVDGPSRDVRRGRAAGVNMVPASTGAALATTRALPALAGRFDGVAIRVPVPVGSVADIVAVTARPTTAEEVNDVFRQEAGTDRYRDVLAVSEQPLVSTDIIGDPRASVVDAAMTRVVDGTLVKIMSWYDNEWGFTHQMVREALSVLDVGPSP from the coding sequence ATGCCGAAGGTCGCCATCAACGGGCTCGGCCGTATCGGCCGTGCCGCGCTGAAGATCCTGCACGACGTGGACGGTGTTGAGCTCGCGGCCGTCAACGACCTCATCGAGGTGGACGATCTCGCCTACCTGCTGGCGCACGACAGCGTCTACGGCCGCTACGGCAGGACGGTCGCGGTGAGCGACGGCGCGCTGAGCATCGACGGGCACAACGTGCCGGTGTACGCCGAACGCGATCCGGCCCGGCTGCCGTGGAGGGAACTGGGCATCGACCTGGTCCTGGAGTGCACCGGAGCCTTCCGCCGCGAGGAGGAGCTGCGGCGCCACCTCCAGGCGGGGGCGCGCTTCGTCATCCTGTCCGCGCCGGCCCGGACGGAGACGGTGGCCACCGTGGTGCACGGCGTGAACCAGGCCCCGGACGGCGTGCAGGTCATCTCCTGCGCGAGCTGCACCACCAACTGCATCACCCCGGTGGTCGAGGTACTGGACCGCCGGATCGGGATCGAACGGGCGATCATGTCCACCGTCCACGCCTACACCTCCACCCAGCAGCTCGTTGACGGACCCAGCCGGGACGTGCGCCGCGGCCGAGCCGCCGGCGTCAACATGGTTCCCGCGTCCACCGGGGCGGCGCTGGCCACCACCCGGGCGCTGCCCGCACTGGCCGGGCGCTTCGACGGGGTGGCGATCCGGGTTCCGGTGCCGGTCGGCTCGGTCGCGGACATCGTGGCCGTCACCGCCCGGCCCACCACTGCCGAGGAGGTCAACGACGTCTTCCGCCAGGAGGCCGGCACCGACCGCTACCGCGATGTCCTGGCCGTCTCCGAGCAGCCGCTGGTCTCCACCGACATCATCGGCGACCCCAGAGCCTCGGTCGTCGACGCCGCGATGACCCGGGTGGTGGACGGCACCCTCGTCAAGATCATGAGCTGGTACGACAACGAGTGGGGCTTCACCCATCAGATGGTCCGCGAAGCCCTGTCCGTCCTGGACGTCGGCCCGTCCCCGTGA
- a CDS encoding IS607 family transposase: MNLTEWAKTQGVHPQTAYRWFREGTLPVPAQRVGPRTILVNIEAHTAWEAVGGLGLHARVSSRDQKADLERQVARLSAWAAKTGIKVVRVESEIASGMNGARSKARRMLADLAVTTMVVEHKDRLGRMNVELVEAALSASGRRLLVLDEGEVEDDLVRDMVEALTSFCARRYGRRSAANRARKALEAAEHG, translated from the coding sequence GTGAACCTGACGGAATGGGCGAAGACGCAGGGCGTGCATCCGCAGACCGCGTATCGCTGGTTCCGTGAGGGGACGTTGCCGGTACCGGCTCAGCGGGTCGGGCCACGCACGATCCTGGTGAACATCGAGGCCCACACCGCGTGGGAAGCTGTGGGTGGCCTCGGGCTGCATGCCCGTGTCTCCTCCCGCGATCAGAAGGCTGACCTGGAGCGCCAGGTCGCTCGGCTGTCGGCATGGGCGGCGAAGACCGGCATCAAGGTGGTGCGGGTTGAGTCCGAGATCGCATCCGGCATGAACGGCGCCCGCTCCAAGGCCCGTCGCATGCTTGCCGATTTGGCGGTGACCACCATGGTGGTCGAGCACAAGGACCGGCTGGGCCGTATGAACGTCGAACTCGTAGAAGCCGCACTGTCCGCGTCGGGGCGCCGCCTGCTGGTCCTCGACGAAGGTGAAGTCGAAGACGACCTCGTGCGCGACATGGTGGAGGCACTGACGTCGTTCTGCGCTCGCCGGTACGGCCGCAGGTCGGCGGCGAACCGGGCGCGAAAGGCGTTGGAGGCCGCCGAGCATGGCTGA
- a CDS encoding carbohydrate ABC transporter permease, which produces MAAAGRTHATRWGVANVVVVLYALFPVWWIAALSFKDPATLSDGSYIPRDWTWENYRGIFETSQFTRALVNSIGIALIATVIAVILGTMAAYAVARLRFPGKRLLIGMSLLIAMFPPISLVSPLFEIERAVGIFDTWAGLIIPYMTFSLPLAIYTLSAFFREIPWDLEKAAKVDGATPAQAFRLVIVPLAAPGVFTTAILVFIFCWNDFLFAISLTSTESARTVPAAIAFFTGSSQFQQPTGSIAAAAVVITIPIIVFVLFFQRRIVAGLTSGAVKG; this is translated from the coding sequence ATGGCCGCCGCGGGCAGGACGCACGCGACCCGCTGGGGCGTCGCCAACGTCGTCGTGGTGCTGTACGCCCTGTTCCCGGTGTGGTGGATCGCCGCGCTGTCGTTCAAGGACCCCGCCACGCTCTCCGACGGCAGCTACATCCCCCGGGACTGGACCTGGGAGAACTACCGGGGCATCTTCGAGACCTCCCAGTTCACCCGGGCACTGGTCAACTCGATCGGCATCGCGCTGATCGCCACGGTGATCGCGGTGATCCTGGGCACCATGGCCGCCTACGCCGTGGCCCGGCTGCGGTTCCCCGGCAAGCGGCTGCTCATCGGGATGTCGCTGCTGATCGCCATGTTCCCGCCGATCTCCCTGGTGTCGCCGCTGTTCGAGATCGAGCGGGCCGTCGGGATCTTCGACACCTGGGCCGGGCTCATCATCCCGTACATGACCTTCTCGCTGCCGCTGGCGATCTACACCCTGTCGGCGTTCTTCCGGGAGATCCCGTGGGACCTGGAGAAGGCCGCCAAGGTGGACGGCGCCACGCCCGCGCAGGCGTTCCGGCTGGTCATCGTGCCACTGGCCGCGCCGGGCGTGTTCACCACCGCCATCCTGGTGTTCATCTTCTGCTGGAACGACTTCCTGTTCGCGATCTCGCTGACCTCCACCGAGTCCGCGCGGACGGTCCCCGCCGCGATCGCGTTCTTCACCGGCAGCTCCCAGTTCCAGCAGCCCACCGGCTCGATCGCCGCCGCCGCCGTGGTGATCACCATCCCCATCATCGTCTTCGTCCTGTTCTTCCAGCGGCGGATCGTGGCCGGACTGACCTCCGGAGCGGTCAAGGGGTGA
- a CDS encoding carbohydrate ABC transporter permease, whose product MNHPLPDKSGKALSAGARQERRLGLLLCAPAVLVMAAVTAYPVGYAVYLSLQRYDLRFPDRAEFVGLGNYGAVLSSPFWWDAFWVTLFITVVSVAVELVLGMALALVMHRTLFWRGTVRTAVLVPYGIVTVVAAFSWQYAWTPDLGYLAELLPSGEAPLTEQWPALWLIILAEVWKTTPFMALLLLAGLALVPEETLKAAMVDGASAWQRFTRVVLPLMKPAILVALLFRTLDAFRIFDNIYVLTSGAHGTGSLSILGYNNLFTALNLGIGSAISVLIFLCVGIIAFTFVKLFGAAAPGAEVKP is encoded by the coding sequence GTGAACCACCCCCTCCCGGACAAGAGCGGGAAGGCACTCTCGGCCGGCGCCCGGCAGGAGCGGCGCCTCGGCCTGCTGCTGTGCGCACCGGCCGTCCTCGTCATGGCCGCCGTGACCGCCTACCCCGTCGGATACGCCGTCTACCTCTCCCTCCAGCGCTACGACCTGCGCTTCCCGGACCGGGCCGAGTTCGTGGGCCTGGGCAACTACGGGGCGGTGCTGTCCTCCCCGTTCTGGTGGGACGCCTTCTGGGTCACGCTGTTCATCACCGTCGTGTCCGTGGCCGTCGAACTCGTCCTCGGCATGGCACTGGCCCTGGTGATGCACCGCACGCTCTTCTGGCGCGGCACGGTGCGCACCGCGGTCCTCGTCCCGTACGGCATCGTCACCGTGGTCGCCGCCTTCTCCTGGCAGTACGCCTGGACCCCCGACCTCGGTTACCTGGCCGAGCTGCTGCCCAGCGGAGAGGCCCCGCTCACCGAACAGTGGCCCGCGCTCTGGCTGATCATCCTCGCCGAGGTGTGGAAGACCACCCCGTTCATGGCACTGCTGCTGCTCGCCGGCCTCGCGCTGGTCCCCGAGGAGACCCTGAAGGCGGCCATGGTGGACGGCGCCTCCGCCTGGCAGCGGTTCACCAGGGTCGTCCTGCCGCTGATGAAGCCGGCCATCCTCGTCGCGCTGCTCTTCCGCACCCTGGACGCCTTCCGGATCTTCGACAACATCTACGTCCTGACCTCGGGCGCCCACGGCACCGGCTCCCTGTCGATCCTGGGCTACAACAACCTGTTCACCGCGCTGAACCTGGGCATCGGGTCGGCGATCTCGGTCCTGATCTTCCTCTGTGTCGGGATCATCGCCTTCACCTTCGTCAAGCTGTTCGGCGCCGCCGCACCCGGCGCGGAGGTGAAGCCCTGA
- a CDS encoding DUF488 domain-containing protein codes for MAEQITCRRVYEETAPKDGKRVLVDRVWPRGMRKEDAHLDEWLRDVAPSSELRKWYGHEPSRFTEFRRRYLAELRDAGHREAAEHLRDLAAHDRLMLLTATKDVDHSQAAVLAEWLTKSR; via the coding sequence ATGGCCGAACAGATCACCTGTCGCAGAGTTTACGAGGAGACTGCGCCGAAGGACGGCAAGCGCGTGCTGGTCGACCGGGTGTGGCCCCGCGGCATGCGCAAGGAGGACGCGCATCTGGACGAGTGGCTGCGTGATGTCGCGCCGTCCAGCGAGCTGCGCAAGTGGTACGGCCACGAGCCCAGCCGCTTCACCGAATTCCGACGCCGCTATCTGGCGGAGCTGCGCGACGCCGGGCACCGCGAGGCGGCCGAACATCTGCGTGACCTTGCGGCGCACGACAGACTCATGCTGCTGACCGCCACCAAGGACGTGGACCACAGCCAGGCCGCCGTTCTCGCCGAGTGGCTGACCAAAAGCCGGTGA
- a CDS encoding uracil-DNA glycosylase family protein: MSSVGELDAAVATCRACPRLVARREEAARVKRRAFRDREYGGGRPVPGFGPPDAASAVVGSAPAAHGGNRTGRIFTGDPTGDALYAALYDLDLASRPTATHRGDGLELYGVRITVPVHCAPPGNRPTTGERDTCRPWLAREPDLLRPTLRALVVLSGFARQALLSVQADAGRQPPRPRPAFGHGAEVLLTDANSERHVHLVGGHHPSRRDMSTRTLTPALLRDVLHRGAVIAGLPRERQHRQSRAPS, from the coding sequence GTGAGCTCTGTGGGCGAACTGGACGCGGCGGTGGCCACCTGCCGGGCGTGCCCGCGCCTGGTGGCCCGGCGCGAGGAGGCCGCCAGGGTCAAACGCAGGGCGTTTCGGGACCGGGAGTACGGGGGGGGCAGACCGGTGCCCGGCTTCGGCCCGCCGGACGCGGCGTCGGCCGTCGTCGGCTCGGCCCCGGCCGCGCACGGCGGCAACCGCACCGGGCGGATCTTCACCGGCGACCCGACCGGCGACGCACTGTACGCCGCCCTCTACGACCTCGACCTGGCCTCCCGGCCCACCGCCACCCACCGGGGCGACGGGCTGGAGCTGTACGGGGTGCGGATCACCGTCCCGGTGCACTGCGCGCCGCCCGGCAACCGGCCCACCACCGGTGAGCGCGACACCTGCCGCCCGTGGCTCGCCCGCGAACCGGACCTGCTCCGCCCGACCCTGCGGGCCCTTGTGGTGCTGAGTGGCTTCGCCCGGCAGGCGCTGCTGTCCGTGCAGGCGGACGCGGGCCGGCAGCCGCCCCGCCCCCGCCCGGCCTTCGGGCACGGTGCCGAAGTCCTCCTCACCGACGCGAACAGTGAACGGCACGTGCACCTGGTCGGTGGACACCACCCCAGCCGACGCGACATGTCCACCCGGACTCTGACCCCCGCCCTGCTCCGCGACGTACTGCACCGGGGCGCCGTCATCGCCGGGCTTCCACGGGAACGGCAGCACCGGCAGTCCCGCGCGCCATCCTGA
- a CDS encoding transposase: MADLRPIDVPFVALGPTGVAVRTRLKGLTPGDEQVLRLVGAHLGSLAARDLAARCRDGLGHSTKTWAARKRELTAASSSRWGGAITKATHDQWALSRRCQLAHIQSLEAGITTIRHRLSRPVGQQGTRRAPGGYRSKKEWFQKTRRLHVLQERLERERADREAGVVHVVRGGRRLARHRHHLGAARLTESQWRERWEAERWFLAADGESGKRYGNETIRVTPDGQVSIRLPAPLAGLANARHGRYVLAAKVSFPHRGEEWADRVEAHRAVAYRIHLDVERGRWYLTAAWQIPPTRTIPIDAALAEGVIGVDTNADHLAAWRLDAHGNPVGRPRRFSYRLSGSAGHRDAQVRHALSRLLHWAKTCGVKAIAVEDLDFTAEKTREKHGRRKRFRHLISGMPTGRLRARLTSMADQTGISIIAVDPAYTSKWGAQHWQKPLTGKHRKATRHDAASIAIGRRAQGHPIRRRTTPPPAHRSDEQGHRTVQARPEALGREGPRPRTPGPRTRSVPPDAASTRATRTPNTVRDVRSEQVWVQDSLLLTG, translated from the coding sequence ATGGCTGACCTCCGCCCGATCGACGTCCCGTTCGTCGCACTGGGCCCCACCGGTGTGGCGGTACGCACCCGGCTCAAGGGCCTCACGCCCGGGGACGAGCAGGTGCTGCGCCTGGTCGGCGCGCATCTGGGGTCGCTGGCCGCGAGGGATCTCGCGGCCCGCTGCCGTGATGGGCTCGGCCACTCCACAAAGACCTGGGCGGCGCGGAAGCGGGAGCTGACCGCCGCCTCGTCGTCCCGGTGGGGCGGGGCGATCACGAAGGCCACGCATGACCAGTGGGCCTTGTCGCGTCGCTGCCAACTCGCCCACATCCAAAGCCTTGAGGCCGGTATCACCACGATCCGGCACCGCCTGTCCCGGCCGGTCGGCCAGCAGGGCACCAGGCGCGCTCCGGGCGGCTACCGTTCGAAGAAGGAGTGGTTCCAGAAGACCCGGCGTCTGCATGTCCTCCAGGAGCGGCTGGAGCGAGAGCGGGCCGACCGTGAGGCCGGCGTCGTCCACGTCGTGCGCGGCGGCAGGCGCCTGGCCCGTCATCGGCACCACCTCGGCGCCGCGCGGCTCACCGAGAGCCAATGGCGCGAGCGGTGGGAGGCCGAGCGCTGGTTCCTTGCTGCGGACGGGGAGTCCGGGAAGCGGTACGGGAACGAGACGATCCGCGTCACCCCGGACGGTCAGGTGAGTATCAGGCTCCCTGCCCCGCTCGCCGGGCTGGCGAACGCCCGGCACGGCCGGTACGTACTGGCCGCAAAGGTCTCGTTCCCGCACCGCGGCGAGGAATGGGCGGACCGGGTGGAGGCGCACCGGGCGGTCGCCTACCGCATCCACCTGGACGTGGAACGCGGACGCTGGTACCTGACCGCCGCGTGGCAGATCCCGCCCACCAGGACCATCCCGATCGACGCCGCCCTCGCCGAAGGTGTGATCGGTGTGGACACCAACGCCGACCACCTTGCGGCCTGGCGCCTGGATGCCCACGGCAACCCGGTCGGGCGGCCCCGCCGCTTCTCCTACCGGCTCAGCGGGTCGGCCGGTCACCGGGACGCCCAGGTCCGCCACGCGCTGTCCCGGCTGCTGCACTGGGCGAAGACCTGCGGCGTCAAGGCGATCGCCGTCGAGGACCTCGACTTCACCGCCGAGAAGACCCGCGAGAAACACGGGAGGCGCAAGCGGTTCCGGCACCTGATCTCCGGCATGCCCACCGGCAGACTCCGCGCCCGCCTCACCTCGATGGCGGATCAGACCGGCATCAGCATCATCGCCGTCGACCCGGCCTACACCTCGAAATGGGGCGCCCAGCACTGGCAGAAGCCCTTAACCGGCAAACACCGCAAGGCGACCCGGCACGATGCGGCGAGCATCGCGATCGGGCGACGCGCCCAGGGGCACCCGATCCGGCGACGGACGACACCGCCCCCTGCTCACCGGAGTGATGAGCAGGGGCATCGGACCGTCCAGGCCCGACCGGAGGCTCTCGGGCGCGAGGGACCCCGTCCCCGCACTCCCGGACCACGGACACGATCCGTGCCGCCGGACGCGGCGAGCACGCGGGCGACCAGGACACCCAACACCGTTCGGGATGTCCGCAGTGAGCAGGTATGGGTCCAGGACTCACTCCTGCTCACTGGCTAG
- a CDS encoding ABC transporter ATP-binding protein → MAEIVLEGVTKRFPDGSVAVKDVDLDIADGEFVILVGPSGCGKSTTLNMIAGLEDITEGTLRIGGRVVNDLAPKERDVAMVFQSYALYPHMSVRENMGFPLRLAKVDKATIAGKVEEAARVLDLSEFLDRKPAHLSGGQRQRVAMGRAIVRDPEAFLMDEPLSNLDAKLRVQMRTQISRLQRRLGTTTVYVTHDQTEAMTLGDRVVVMRQGLVQQIGAPAHLYDLPRNLFVAGFIGSPAMNFVGAVLEAGVLRSPLGDLLLDDRTRRALERRNAPRDVIVGLRPEAFEDAALAREPGGPVLTVTVDVLESLGSDVYVHFGAEGGPVTTTELEELATDSGLRDTGAGAAQQIVARLDAATRAREGAPVDLRADMGKAHVFDPSTGANLTRPESTDAP, encoded by the coding sequence ATGGCCGAGATCGTCCTCGAGGGCGTCACCAAGCGTTTCCCCGACGGATCCGTCGCCGTGAAGGACGTGGACCTCGACATCGCCGACGGCGAGTTCGTGATCCTGGTCGGCCCGTCCGGATGCGGCAAGTCCACCACCCTGAACATGATCGCCGGACTGGAGGACATCACCGAGGGCACCCTGCGCATCGGCGGCCGGGTCGTCAACGACCTCGCACCCAAGGAGCGCGACGTCGCCATGGTGTTCCAGAGCTACGCCCTGTACCCGCACATGAGCGTGCGCGAGAACATGGGCTTCCCGCTGCGCCTGGCGAAGGTGGACAAGGCCACCATCGCCGGCAAGGTCGAGGAGGCCGCGCGGGTCCTCGACCTGAGCGAGTTCCTGGACCGCAAGCCCGCCCACCTCTCCGGCGGCCAGCGCCAGCGGGTGGCGATGGGGCGGGCCATCGTCCGCGACCCCGAGGCGTTCCTGATGGACGAGCCGCTGTCCAACCTGGACGCCAAGCTGCGGGTGCAGATGCGCACCCAGATCTCCCGGCTGCAACGCCGCCTGGGCACCACCACCGTCTACGTCACCCACGACCAGACCGAGGCGATGACCCTCGGCGACCGGGTCGTGGTCATGCGGCAGGGCCTGGTCCAGCAGATCGGCGCGCCCGCACACCTCTACGACCTGCCGCGCAACCTCTTCGTCGCGGGCTTCATCGGCTCCCCGGCGATGAACTTCGTCGGCGCCGTCCTGGAGGCGGGTGTGCTGCGCTCACCGCTGGGCGACCTGCTGCTCGACGACCGTACGCGTCGGGCGCTGGAACGGCGGAACGCGCCGCGCGACGTCATCGTCGGGCTGCGTCCCGAGGCCTTCGAGGACGCGGCCCTGGCCCGTGAGCCGGGCGGCCCCGTCCTCACGGTCACCGTGGACGTGCTGGAGTCGCTCGGTTCCGACGTGTACGTCCACTTCGGCGCCGAGGGCGGACCGGTGACCACCACCGAACTGGAGGAACTCGCCACCGACTCCGGACTGCGCGACACCGGCGCGGGGGCCGCGCAGCAGATCGTGGCCCGGCTGGACGCCGCCACCCGCGCCCGTGAGGGAGCGCCCGTGGACCTCCGGGCCGACATGGGCAAGGCGCATGTCTTCGACCCCTCGACCGGGGCGAACCTCACCCGCCCGGAGAGCACGGACGCCCCCTGA
- a CDS encoding ABC transporter substrate-binding protein, producing MLVALTLMASTLAACGGEQEGSGRTTLNWYNFPDDSGALQKAADRCGRASGGRYRISYSKLPRGADGQRQQLVRRLAAQDESIDIMGLDVTWTAEFAEARWIREWTGEAKRRATAGTLRVPLRTATWKNRLYAVPYNTNTQLLWYRKDLVPTPPRTWSEMLDMSRELARQGKPHYVEIQGAQYEGLTVWFNTLVNSAGGAILDPSATAPSLGPPAVRAAALMRDLAGSPAADPSLPNQMEDQNRLAMESGVAAFELNYPFVYPSMKANNPRLFEDFRWAPYPRVDPGRPARPTIGGIDLAVSAHSRHPDLAFEAALCLRNRENQLTAALDGGLPPTLRALYDEPAFEKQYPFSKEVLAALESASVRPATPAYQNVSIVIAHTLSPPSAIKPESSVAAIRNQIDDALRSEGVIP from the coding sequence GTGCTGGTCGCGCTGACGCTGATGGCGTCCACGCTCGCCGCCTGCGGCGGTGAACAGGAGGGCTCCGGCCGCACCACGCTCAACTGGTACAACTTCCCCGACGACTCCGGCGCCCTGCAGAAGGCCGCCGACCGGTGCGGCCGGGCGTCGGGCGGCCGCTACCGGATCAGCTACAGCAAGCTGCCGCGGGGCGCCGACGGCCAGCGCCAGCAACTGGTGCGCAGGCTCGCCGCCCAGGACGAATCCATCGACATCATGGGCCTCGACGTCACCTGGACCGCGGAGTTCGCCGAGGCCCGCTGGATCCGGGAGTGGACGGGCGAGGCGAAACGGCGGGCCACCGCGGGCACGCTGCGGGTCCCGCTGCGGACCGCCACCTGGAAGAACAGGCTGTACGCCGTCCCGTACAACACCAACACCCAGCTCCTGTGGTACCGCAAGGACCTGGTGCCCACCCCGCCGAGGACCTGGTCCGAGATGCTGGACATGTCCCGCGAGCTCGCCCGGCAGGGGAAACCGCACTACGTGGAGATCCAGGGCGCCCAGTACGAGGGCCTGACGGTCTGGTTCAACACGCTGGTCAACAGCGCGGGCGGCGCCATCCTCGACCCGAGCGCCACCGCGCCGTCCCTCGGCCCGCCGGCCGTCCGGGCCGCCGCCCTCATGCGCGACCTCGCCGGCTCACCGGCCGCGGACCCCTCCCTGCCCAACCAGATGGAGGACCAGAACCGTCTGGCCATGGAGTCGGGGGTGGCGGCGTTCGAACTCAACTACCCGTTCGTCTATCCGTCGATGAAGGCGAACAACCCGCGGCTGTTCGAGGACTTCCGCTGGGCGCCCTACCCGCGCGTCGACCCCGGCCGCCCCGCCCGGCCCACCATCGGCGGCATCGACCTCGCCGTCAGCGCCCACTCCCGCCACCCGGACCTCGCCTTCGAGGCGGCCCTGTGCCTGCGCAACCGGGAGAACCAGCTCACCGCCGCACTCGACGGCGGACTGCCGCCCACCCTGCGCGCCCTGTACGACGAGCCGGCGTTCGAGAAGCAGTACCCCTTCTCCAAGGAGGTGCTGGCCGCCCTGGAGTCGGCGAGCGTGCGGCCGGCCACCCCCGCCTACCAGAACGTGTCGATCGTCATCGCCCACACCCTGTCCCCGCCGTCCGCCATCAAGCCGGAGAGCTCGGTCGCCGCCATCAGGAACCAGATCGACGACGCTCTGCGATCCGAGGGTGTGATCCCGTGA
- a CDS encoding GOLPH3/VPS74 family protein, translating to MTTARDLMIVALDTPSAPPVAQGELSLALAGAELIDLMDAEAVTLDGQLVVPGLPPADGEGLLREAASSLARQAPYESVEDWLWRRGRGLTAAHLADLESEGLVTRPHTRRLSFRAGPPVPTETSARSRAADRWASREPVLAGLAAAAGIGEQPAEDLVAELADDQVVTVLAAVHDAVMELEAVRQRRGIEDAAFDNVWRAV from the coding sequence ATGACCACGGCACGGGACCTGATGATCGTCGCCCTCGACACCCCCTCCGCCCCTCCCGTGGCGCAGGGTGAGCTGTCGCTCGCGCTCGCGGGGGCGGAGCTGATCGACCTCATGGACGCCGAGGCCGTCACCCTGGACGGGCAGCTCGTCGTACCCGGGCTGCCGCCCGCCGACGGTGAGGGGCTGCTGCGCGAGGCCGCGTCGTCGCTCGCACGACAGGCGCCCTACGAATCCGTCGAGGACTGGTTGTGGCGCCGGGGCCGCGGCCTGACCGCCGCCCATCTCGCCGACCTGGAGTCGGAAGGGCTGGTCACCCGGCCGCACACCCGCCGGCTCTCCTTCCGGGCGGGTCCGCCGGTGCCGACCGAGACGTCGGCACGGAGCCGGGCGGCCGACCGCTGGGCGTCCCGCGAACCGGTGCTGGCCGGCCTCGCCGCCGCCGCGGGGATCGGGGAGCAGCCGGCCGAGGACCTGGTCGCCGAGCTCGCCGACGATCAGGTCGTGACCGTCCTGGCGGCCGTCCACGACGCCGTCATGGAGCTGGAGGCCGTACGGCAGCGGCGAGGCATCGAGGACGCGGCCTTCGACAACGTCTGGCGGGCCGTCTGA
- a CDS encoding STAS domain-containing protein, with amino-acid sequence MRTNIIRHENMMASYDVVNGWTVVEADGEVDAHTAPMIREGVLRLLDEGHRHFVLELGFVTFMDSMGLGVIVAITKRIREHEGSLRIASVSGRILRIFDLSGMRESYEIYPSAAEATQSAPSPGSLAHWPHPSG; translated from the coding sequence ATGCGAACGAACATCATCCGGCACGAGAACATGATGGCCAGCTACGACGTGGTCAACGGCTGGACCGTTGTCGAGGCCGACGGTGAGGTGGACGCCCACACTGCCCCCATGATCCGGGAAGGAGTGCTCAGACTCCTCGATGAGGGACACCGCCACTTCGTTCTGGAACTGGGCTTCGTCACCTTCATGGATTCGATGGGGCTGGGCGTGATCGTGGCGATCACCAAACGCATCCGTGAACACGAGGGTTCGTTGCGTATCGCGTCCGTCTCGGGCCGGATACTGAGGATCTTCGATCTGAGCGGCATGCGCGAGAGTTACGAGATCTACCCCTCAGCAGCGGAAGCGACGCAATCCGCTCCCTCGCCCGGCAGCCTCGCGCACTGGCCCCACCCGTCAGGCTGA